From a region of the Basfia succiniciproducens genome:
- the pal gene encoding peptidoglycan-associated lipoprotein Pal: MKLAKLLLVAPVLALAACSSSNNDASADGANAGAQYGGMSVQDLTTRYNTVYFAFDKYDIEGEYQQLLDAHASYLTATPAAKVLVEGNADERGTPEYNIALGQRRADAVKDFLSAKGVQAGQLSTVSYGEEKPAVLGHDEAAYAKNRRAVLAY; this comes from the coding sequence ATGAAATTAGCAAAATTATTGTTAGTTGCACCAGTATTAGCATTAGCAGCATGTAGTTCATCAAACAACGATGCTAGCGCAGACGGCGCAAATGCAGGCGCACAATACGGTGGTATGTCAGTACAAGATTTAACAACTCGTTATAACACCGTTTATTTTGCATTCGATAAATATGATATCGAAGGCGAATACCAACAATTATTAGATGCTCACGCTTCATACTTAACAGCAACTCCGGCAGCTAAAGTATTAGTTGAAGGTAACGCTGATGAACGTGGTACACCGGAATACAACATCGCATTAGGTCAACGTCGTGCGGATGCAGTTAAAGATTTCTTATCAGCTAAAGGTGTTCAAGCTGGTCAATTATCAACTGTTTCTTACGGTGAAGAAAAACCTGCAGTGTTAGGTCATGACGAAGCAGCTTATGCTAAAAACCGTCGTGCAGTGTTAGCATACTAA
- the tolB gene encoding Tol-Pal system beta propeller repeat protein TolB, with amino-acid sequence MKFLTRMLSAFAVLFFAISTAQADDEVRIVIDEGVDGARPIAVVPFKTNGSVPADIAEIVTADLRNSGKFNPIPVSQMPQQPASASEVTPDAWAALGVDAIVVGQVTATGNGYNIAYQLVDTVGASGGAGSVLAQNSVTVGAKWIRYGAHTVSDEVFEKLTAIKGAFRTRIAYVVQKNGGSKPYEIRVADYDGFNQFIVNRSSQPIMSPAWSPDGKRLAYVSFENRKSQLVVQDLGSGARKVVASFQGHNGAPAFSPDGSRLAFASNKEGQLNIYVMGANGGQPTQLTSGSGNNTEPSWSPDGSSILFTSDRGGSPQVYRMSSSGGAASPVGGRGSAQISSDGKTLVMINGNNNVVKQDVTSGASEVLSTSFLGESPSLSPNGIMIIYSSTQGLGKVLQLVSADGRFKARLPGTDGQVKFPAWSPYLDKN; translated from the coding sequence ATGAAATTTTTAACTCGCATGTTAAGTGCATTCGCCGTATTATTTTTTGCGATTAGTACTGCACAAGCGGATGATGAAGTCCGAATCGTAATTGATGAAGGTGTTGATGGGGCTCGCCCTATTGCTGTGGTTCCGTTTAAAACAAACGGTTCCGTACCCGCAGATATTGCAGAAATTGTGACCGCAGATTTACGTAACAGCGGTAAATTTAATCCGATTCCGGTAAGTCAAATGCCGCAACAACCCGCTTCCGCATCGGAAGTAACACCGGATGCTTGGGCAGCTTTAGGGGTTGATGCCATTGTTGTTGGTCAGGTAACCGCAACAGGTAACGGTTATAATATTGCCTATCAATTGGTTGATACTGTTGGTGCTTCAGGCGGTGCGGGCTCGGTATTGGCACAAAATTCCGTAACCGTAGGCGCTAAATGGATTCGTTATGGCGCGCATACCGTCAGCGATGAAGTTTTTGAAAAGTTAACGGCAATTAAAGGTGCTTTCAGAACGCGTATCGCTTATGTGGTACAGAAAAACGGCGGCTCTAAACCTTATGAAATTCGTGTGGCGGATTATGACGGTTTCAATCAATTCATTGTAAACCGCAGCTCACAACCAATTATGTCTCCTGCTTGGTCTCCTGATGGTAAACGCTTAGCTTATGTTTCGTTTGAAAACAGAAAATCACAGTTGGTTGTTCAGGATTTAGGTTCCGGTGCACGTAAAGTTGTGGCTTCATTCCAAGGTCATAACGGCGCGCCGGCATTTTCACCGGACGGTTCGCGTTTAGCCTTTGCTTCAAATAAAGAAGGGCAATTAAATATTTATGTAATGGGCGCCAACGGCGGTCAGCCGACTCAATTAACAAGCGGTTCCGGTAATAATACCGAACCTAGTTGGTCACCGGACGGCAGTTCAATTTTATTTACCTCGGACAGAGGTGGGTCACCACAGGTGTATCGCATGAGTTCTTCAGGCGGTGCGGCATCACCTGTTGGTGGTCGAGGCAGCGCTCAAATCAGTAGCGATGGTAAAACATTAGTGATGATTAACGGTAATAATAATGTTGTAAAACAAGATGTTACCAGTGGTGCAAGTGAAGTATTGAGCACTTCTTTCTTAGGTGAGAGCCCTAGTCTTTCACCAAATGGTATTATGATCATTTATAGCTCTACCCAAGGGTTAGGAAAGGTGTTACAATTAGTGTCCGCAGACGGACGCTTTAAAGCGCGGTTACCAGGAACAGACGGACAAGTAAAATTCCCGGCTTGGTCACCGTATCTAGATAAAAACTAA